From a single Nicotiana tomentosiformis chromosome 2, ASM39032v3, whole genome shotgun sequence genomic region:
- the LOC104091093 gene encoding uncharacterized protein, giving the protein MEHQHKAMWALKMLNLDWAKAANLRMTQPNEMEEFRFHAYKNAVMYKEKLKFIRDKKIFKQEFKSGDMVLLFNSRLKFFPGKLKSKWSGPFKVVNVSSYVAVELESEDGTRNFKVNGQRVKPYLGTIGERKLVEQLSLKDGPVPIATND; this is encoded by the coding sequence ATGGAACATcaacacaaagccatgtgggcattGAAAATGTTAAATCTTGACTGGGCCAAAGCTGCTAATCTAAGGATGACACAACCTAACGAGATGGAAGAGTTCCGTTTTCATGCCTACAAGAATGCAGTCATGTataaagaaaaattgaagtttattCGTGACAAGAAGATTTTTAAGCAGGAATTTAAATCTGGTGACATGGTCTTACTCTTCAACTCAAGATTGAAGTTTTTTCCGGGAaaactcaaatccaaatggtCTGGCCCATTCAAAGTTGTGAATGTGTCTTCCTATGTAGCTGTTGAATTAGAATCTGAGGACGGGACCCGAAATTTCAAAGTAAATGGCCAAAGGGTCAAGCCTTACCTTGGAACCATTGGAGAAAGGAAACTAGTAGAACAACTCTCACTCAAGGATGGTCCCGTACCAATTGCCACCAATGATTAG